Genomic segment of Parageobacillus genomosp. 1:
GCGTTGGCACATAAAGCCAGCGAAGTTCGTCGACCGTTGTTATATGCTCTGCCGCAGCAAAAACGGTGTCCTCCGGAATAACGATCCCTTCCTTTGCAAGGCCTTCCCGCACTTCTTTAAGGTTGCAAAGCGCTGCAAATACGCGGGCATTGAATCCCCCAGCCGCCCCGCCGCATGCACCGCAATCTAAAGACGAGGCATACAGATTGTTCGTTGTCATGCTTTCATGACCACAGACAACAACAAGAGGCGCGAAAGAAGACGTCAATCCCATTCCTTTTAATAGCTGTTTCACATATTTTACTTTTTCTTCTGCAGAAAACCCTACTGGCAAGTCGGTTGCTTTCAAGGAGTCATTCCGATGCAGCGAAAGTTCTGTCGCCGGTTTACGTTTGAATGTTTCTTGTATGCGGCGGAATAAGCGGCCCGCCCCGCTTGGCGCTATGCTTCGGGCAAGCGTATGCAAACCGAGCCATGGTCCGCTTACTTCTGGAAGCAACATGCTTGCAAGCAGATGCTGTTTCATTTTTTTAAACGTATGACTAATGGAAAACAGTACGTTCCGCCGTCTGCGGTATTCCTCTAGGTTCGCCGCCGCTGCATATTCTCGAACTTCATGCTGCGGCTCTACAATCACCGGGCAAGAAGCGTGTGTATAGACGCTGTCCAGTTCGCGCGTTTGGATGGGGAGGCCGAAAAAACCAGCACACCCGTATGTTTCAAATGGGCCTTCCCGTTCTAAATGCCGACGGAAAGGCTCAGAACGAACATCAATGCAGAAGATGAGCTGAGCGGCTGCCTGTTTCGGCGCGTTGTTTATGGAAAGGGACGTGATCATGTTTTTTAGTTGCGCCTCTTGTGTATCTTCCCATGCTTCTAGCCAGAGTTTTTTGCGGACGATTTTGTCAAATCGATCAACAAGAGATAAACGGGCTTGCTGCTCGGCTTGCGGCAATTGCAACCATTGTTCTGGCGTCAATCCTCCCCAGTGCATCCAAGCCGCCAGAAGCGGAAGAAGAATCGTTGCGTCATCCTCTTTTCGTTTGGCCAATGGCAAATGTGGTGCGATCAACGTCCATTCAAGCGAAAGGCGGATCGCTAAATAATCCATCAGCAGCACATGCGCTTGGCCGGATTGCTGCGAGCGCCACAATAACATTCCTGCCCATCCCGGCAAGGAAAGAAGATGCGCTTCCAAATAGCCTTCCATCGCTCCATGCGGTATGCCAAGCGCCAGCAACGCTTGTCGCAATGCGTCTTCCCCATCATGCGGCAAATCATTCAATCGTTTGCGTTGTTGTTTGTTTAATGATGGATCGTTGATCACAAGCTTGCGCCATGCGTAGTAAAACCCTTTTTCCCGAAATGGCATCGTCCATAAAGCTTGCGATTCATCTAAAAATAACTTGCACCATTTCATCATTTGGTGATCAAGCATCCGCGCCCATTTCCCCTCGCCTTGCTCTTCAAGGAGAACGCTTAGCGGCTGGATGAATAAACGGTTGGAATCTCCTCGTAATCGCATCTCTTTCGCCTTCGCCACCAAACTTTGCAAGGCTGGAGACGTTAGCACCTCGTTCGGAATTTCTTCGTGCCAAAGCATCGCGCGAAAAACACGTTCTGCTTCCTCACGCGGCACCATTAGCGGCTGTTCATCAAGCCAGCGTTGAAGCCGCATTTCCAAAAACTCCGGATTCAGTTCTCCTTTCCGTTGCGCCGCACGCAGCATCGATATGGTTGGATAAAGGTCAATATTTCGCGACAATTTGAAGCGATAGGCAACTTCCTCAAACGAAAGATGTTCCAACCCCATCCATGGATGGCGCGCGACGAAAGTGGCAATAGGCCAAAGCGGGGCAATAACTTTGCTAGCGCTTTTGACGAGCTCGCTTACGTTTATATCTGCTGCAACATCTTCTCTCTGTTGCACGCGCACACTAGGACGTTCAAGCGATACGGTTGCCTTGTTCATCCACTATCCCCTCCTCCTGCAAATAAGTTGCAAGATAATGCGGATGGCCTTCCACCGACTCTGAGCGCGGTTCGCCTATATGGACGAGCCACATATATAAGCGTGCAAATGAATCTGATGAACGATGGGCGGAAAACCATATGCTCGCTAATCCGCCGATCCCGAACAGCAAAATGGCTGCCATTTCCGTAATCATCGATGGACTCGAACTTGACGGCAACGTTTTATATAAAAGCGCCATGAGACCGCTATGCATCGCTTCGGAAGCCAGCGCCAATCCGGCTAATACGGCCAACCCGATCCATCGCCCTTCTTTCAAAACAGCGAGCCGTCCCCACGCAAACGCCAGCGACCAGCCAAGAAGCAACACGCTCAGCAACCTCGTGTTTTCTTCCGGCGAGGTCATCCAAAACATCAATCCTAACGCAAATCCGAATATGGCTCCGCCAAGCAGCCACGCCTTCGATAGCGTCAGCGATGGGCGAAACATTTTATGTGGCCGCGGCACAACCGAGCCGGATTGTAAAAATAACGTTGCTTTAAACAGGCCGTGCAGCACTAAATGAATCACTGCCGCTGCATATGCACTTAATGCACATTGAATAAACATCATTCCCATTTGCGCCATCGTGGAGGCAACTAATTGCCGT
This window contains:
- a CDS encoding DUF2309 domain-containing protein, coding for MNKATVSLERPSVRVQQREDVAADINVSELVKSASKVIAPLWPIATFVARHPWMGLEHLSFEEVAYRFKLSRNIDLYPTISMLRAAQRKGELNPEFLEMRLQRWLDEQPLMVPREEAERVFRAMLWHEEIPNEVLTSPALQSLVAKAKEMRLRGDSNRLFIQPLSVLLEEQGEGKWARMLDHQMMKWCKLFLDESQALWTMPFREKGFYYAWRKLVINDPSLNKQQRKRLNDLPHDGEDALRQALLALGIPHGAMEGYLEAHLLSLPGWAGMLLWRSQQSGQAHVLLMDYLAIRLSLEWTLIAPHLPLAKRKEDDATILLPLLAAWMHWGGLTPEQWLQLPQAEQQARLSLVDRFDKIVRKKLWLEAWEDTQEAQLKNMITSLSINNAPKQAAAQLIFCIDVRSEPFRRHLEREGPFETYGCAGFFGLPIQTRELDSVYTHASCPVIVEPQHEVREYAAAANLEEYRRRRNVLFSISHTFKKMKQHLLASMLLPEVSGPWLGLHTLARSIAPSGAGRLFRRIQETFKRKPATELSLHRNDSLKATDLPVGFSAEEKVKYVKQLLKGMGLTSSFAPLVVVCGHESMTTNNLYASSLDCGACGGAAGGFNARVFAALCNLKEVREGLAKEGIVIPEDTVFAAAEHITTVDELRWLYVPTLSEAAQKSFNMLQSKLKKVSRNANMERLSKLPGLNYKKRDPLAEAYRRAEDWSEIRPEWGLAGNAAFIIGRRQLTKHCHLEGRAFLHSYDWREDPFGESLANIIAGPVTVAQWINLQYYASTVAPHYYGSGSKATQTVTAGIGIMQGNASDLLAGLPWQSVMASDQEMFHSPLRLLVIIEAPRQYIEHLLEDDPHFRRKVKNGWLRLVSIDPDSGVWEKWEPSAIEDNYFS